The sequence aaattgctgacatggactgcaattgaagagacacgtgaaatacaaaagttgCGACGCTCGTGGAATGTGATAATCAAATCTTTGGATccaaaaaaatcagtatttaagtaaccaaatCCCTAATTCTTCAACTTATTCTTCAACCTAACGGTAAATCAGCAATCCtcaattcttcttctttttattattcctatttgtttttttagtgaTCTCTTGATTCAAAATTTTAGGATATTACGGGGGTGAAAAGGTGTTTATGTGGAGAAATAGctccattgaagatttcatggcgtgatacgaatccggagaaacgtttttacggttgcttaaagtacggggtaaaaaaaatcccaatttaaggttatgttttacaattggacaagtttgaggggttatgttttacaataggacaagtttgaggggtaagttgttacaattaaaAGTTAGAGGAGGCAATTGCAATATTtgtacaagttcagggggttatttgtgtattaggtcttttattttttcgaatatttttttttccaagaGGGTAGATATTAAACTTACaaactctatttttcaaatTAGAGGTATCAGTAGCGTTTACCTGGACCCTAAATGACCaaataaatttggtcattcactgttagatctagacttattagaTCTAGGCACGTGCAACACACTTCCACATccaacttattttttttataaccaattgattatattattttacgcAAATTCAATGAACTAATGAACATTTTTATATAAGTTCAATGAGCTATcaaaacactttgaaagttagAGGGGGAATCAACCTTTCTGggcaaataatatattaagccaTAAAATAATATACTATACATCATGCAACTAACTAAtgactaatatttttatatcacTCTTTGACTTTTATACCTCCAAACATGTCATAACAACTCcacattataaaaataaaatataaaattctttcaaattaaaaaaataaaaattaaactctaatcctaaaaaaaaaatcatataaataCATACATATAACCTTAATTATACTCTTaagaaatcaaatcaaaaaATGGAATTTATAAAccgtaaaaaatctaacaaacagatagaatgactaaacagttcactgagaaaaaggttagagatcttaccgtgtgtttttgaaaatacatagattaaacagtgtgttttgtcaaaatataagaactaataaattaattacccttattttTATAATACGTACTTTTGGTTTACATGTTGTTGGAAAAAACAGTTTTTCCCAAAAACAGAAATTCTTTACTTTTTGTAAGAGGATGTTTTTCTAGCTATGAAAGACTAACAAAACCAAACTTTTAAAAGTAtcaattttgaagtgaaaaagaCAAATACGAGGAAACAAATGGAGTAGCCAAAATATCAACTTGGTGTTATGATTTTACAAAATATtatgattaaaaaaattcaagccAACAGTCATCAAATAGATTACTTTAAgagtccgtttgttttatctactgtttgttgttgttgttatggttagctgtttgttgttggaaaaatctgtttttttttcaaaatatagggactctctacttttgtaaaaatgctacttttaagatataaaagacaaataagaggtcactaaccaacagtagtgttcacatggaccctgatgaccacggTGAATTTGgccattcaccgttagatgtaggctgattaaaatcctaaagtggagattcaaagcatcctaaggcttagatttaatcagcctacatctaacggtgaatgaccaaattcaccatGGTCATTAGGGCccatgtgaacactactgcactaaccaaacacctaatatttttcattttaaagtaAAAAGACAAATATAAACCTGAAAAAAAAGCAACTAAATACCCTCTAAATATGTTTAACAATTAACGAGACACTTTGCAAAGTTTACGAGACTAATCAATTTTTTGAACCAATTTCAAAGTTTCTTgataaattaagtttttttttcgaatattttttttaaaagagggTAGATATTAAACTTACaaactctatttttcaaatTAGAGGTATCAATAGTGTTTACTTGGACCAtgtcattcactgttagatctagacttattagaTCTAGGCACGTGCAACACACTTCCACATTCAacttactattttttttataaccaagtgattaattgattatattttacgcaaattcaagaaactaactaaacattttatacaagttatCAAAACGCTTTGAAAGTTTAGAGGGCCAATTAACTTTTCTAGACAAGTTCACtgacaaataatatattaagccaTAAAATAATATACTATACATCATGCAACTAatgactaatttttttatatcacTCTTTGACTTGTATACCTCCAAACATGTCATAACAACTCcacattataaaaataaaatataaaattctttcaaataaaaaaataaattaaaaattaaactctAATCCTAAAAAAAAATCCTATAAATACATACATATAACCTTAATTATACTCTTaagaaatcaaatcaaaaaATGGAGTTTTTCTTCATCATATTAGTTTCTCTTTCCTTATGTTTCCTACTAAAACTTCTTATTTTTCCTTCAAACCCGACGAAAAATCTCCCTCCCGGTCCTTCAAAAATCTCCCttttttcaaatttcatctTCGGAAGAAAATCATTTTCCGAATTAGGCCCAATTATCTCTTCTTTACGCAAAAAATACGGTCCTCTAATCACTATTAATCTCGGCTCTCAACCTACTATTTACATAACCAACAATTCTCTCGCTCACAAAGCCCTCGTCCAAAACGGCGCCGTTTTTGCCGACCGACCTCAGTCGATTAACAATCTTATTGTTAGTAACTCCAAAAAAATCATTAGTAAATCATCTTACGGGCCCGTTTGGCGAGCACTTCGACGGAATCTCACCGCTGGAGTTCTCCATCCGTCGCAGTTGAGAGCTTTCTCGACCATTAGGAAGAGGGTTCTCGATAACTTGATTAACGGGCTTGAAAAGGAGTCAAATGGAGGAAATAAGACGGTGTTTGTGGAGGAGTATTTTCGACACGCTATATTTTCGTTGCTAATACTATTGTGTTTCGGTGAAAACGTCGACGAAAATCAGATTAAAGAAGTTGAGGTAGCGCAACTTAAGCTTTTTAAGAATTTCCACCGGTTTAAGCTTTTTATATTCTTTCCTAGAATAGGGAAGTTCGTGTTCAAGAAAGTGTGGACCGAGCTTACCGGAATCGTCACGGGTTACGACGATGTTATCCGCCCGTTGATTCAAGCAAGAACAAAGGAAATTTCGGAGAATTCAACAAAAGATGATGAATGTACTAACTTTTACGTCGACACATTACTAAACCTTCAAGTCCCCGGCGAGGAAGGTAACATCACGGAAAACGACATCGTCGGACTATGCAACGAGTTCGTCAGCGCGGGTACGGACACGACAATGATTGCTTTACTATGGATAATGGCAAACGTCGTTAAATACCCCGAAATCCAAGAGAAAATATTGGAGGATATAAAGAACGCAATTGGCGACGAAAAAAAGAGTATTAGCGAGGAAGATTTAAACAAAATGCCATACGTTAAAGCCGTGGTTCTTGAAGGTCTTCGGCGACATCCCCCGGGATATGCTCCGGCGACTCCCCACGCGGTGATAGAAGATGTGGAATTCGGGGGTTATAGTATACCGAAAGGAACGGCGATCAATTTCTTGATTGCGGATATCGGGAGAGACCCGAAAATATGGGAAAACCCGATGGAATTTCAGCCGGAGAGGTTTATGAAAAGCGATGATGTTCGGAGCTTTGATGTGACCGGAAATAGGGAGATTAAAATGATGCCGTTTGGAGCGGGGAGAAGAGTTTGTCCTGGATATGGTTTAGCTATGCTTCATATGGAATATCTCGTCGCTAATTTGGTTAGGAATTTTCAGTGGTCAAAGGTTGATGGAGAAGAAGTTGATTTGACTGAGAAATTTGATCTCACTATTTCAATGAAAAATCCATTGGGAGTTCGTTTATTTCCTCGGGTTTAATCGAAATCGTATACATTTCCGGGGTTTCGAAGTTATCCAAAAACTGGAACCGACTCTCAGAACTTCAAAACCTTACGACTATCTCCTCATTTTGCTTATTTCGAACAAATAACCCTTCAAATGCCACGTGACAGTTCGTGATTGGAACTTCAAAACGGTCACAAGTAACCCACTACTATCATGTACTTCGAATCACGCATTGTCACGTGACATTTGAGGGGTAATTTGTTTCAAATAGACAAGTTAAATGAGTTAGTTGTAATGTTTTAAAGTTCAGGAGATCAGTTGCAATTTCGGATAATTTCGAGGGACTGTGGATGTATTATGccttatttaattaattaattgcaaagtttgtttttaattaTGAAGTGTTTTTGGGAATTCTATTGGCAAAAGGATTTCTGTTTATTATAATAAGTTTGTTTCATTATTTTTGTATCATTGAAgtgaaataatactaaatttgttttttttttcttgggcTTAAATTTAGAACTCTTCGTGGGCTGGGTTGGTCGGACTGAGTTCGGACGGGGTTCAATCGGGCTGCACATTAAAATCATATGGCCAGGCCCATCCCAGCTCGCACCTTTCAAAATTCAGGCTCGGAACGGGCTCAACCCAATCACAAAACATAAATTCCAAGCACAGCGAAACCCAGTCCGTCCAAACTttttatgaaataaaattaattttaaaatttaatgctAAATTATATAAggtaaaaagcataattaagttcctgaactttacatgttttaaggatcaaactCTTGATCATTGATCCTGTTATGAATTTGGcgcttatttaactttttcgtcgaGTTTAGGAAAAGAGAAGATCGATTGGGCGATTATAATGCTAAAAATCGCAAAATATACGAGGAGAAGATCAAGTTTGGAAAAATCtactggaaattaatttctgtaatttcttttacttttactctctatctatcatagtcaataaactcttatttttatttgtctatGTCAATAGGCTAAATCGCCCTAACAATGCATGCCGTCCAAACTCGAcgaaaaaatttaataaagcCCAAATACATAACATAAtggaaaataattgattagaggcttgatccttaaaacatataaagttcagagatttaattataatttttgccTTTATATAATATCCCAATACGTAAAATCGtgagtttttgtaaaaataatataaCAATGTACTacatccgtttcatattacatgtctttctagagattttttttgtttcatattacatgtcattttatatgatcagtacacgttaagttatctttttttttactataaaaCGTGGGTTtacggaaattaattagaataatggacttattatagaataaataaatattagaatcaataaataaggggcaACAACGTCTTTTTTTCAATATCCGTAATTTCTATACAACTCTCTacaaagacatgtaatatgaaacggaagAAGTAACTTACATAATAATTTATAATCCAAGCAAATAAAAATTCTAACTAGaatacaaaaatttaaaaatgaaacTTCTTATTCGTTTTCTAGGTACAGATATAAACTCCATAATTATTTCTTTCTCAAACTGAAACTTAATAAAGTACTGAatttatctttttaatttttttaaaacttaataatttattaacttACAATTagcttaattataattataaataaacaataaaaaaatataattataaatataaacatgAGTTTCGGGTCGGACCGGGTTGGGCTTGGTTTTAAGTTAAATCCCAAGTCTAATCCAACTTATGTTTGGACTTATACGGGCTTGGACTGGACATGACCAACTACTCAAAATGTATATCCAAGTGTAACCCATAATGAGCGGGCCTAGATGGGTTGAGTAGGCCAACGGACCAGTGAACATgtctaggcttaatacattgtTTGCTGTCTAAACTTGTCTAAGAAGTTTGATTGAGCcgtgaacttttaaaatatcctAATAACCCCCTCAACATGCTTAAATTTAGTTAACTAATCACTCGATTGTAAAGAAAATAAGTTGCATGTGGAATATATGTTGCACATGTATTGGAAAAATAAAGCGACCAAGCTCGGAGTATGAGGTTCTAATATCAAAGAGGATTACAATTGAGCAAGTAAAAACTTGCATGTTTTGATCAATTAtgtgaattatataataacatttcAAGACGCGTGCAACACATTGCACATGCAGcttactgtttttttttttgcaaccgagtgattaattaattacttttaAGCAAGTTGACGGGGTTATCAGAACATTTGAAGCAAGTTTGGGGGGACTATTGAGATGTTTTGAAAGTTGAGGGATCAATCAAgatttttgaacaagttcagagggTGGATGATGTATTAATCCGTCATTGAATTTgtcaaaaaacttgattgactccctaaactttcaaattaTTCTGATAGTCCCCTTAACTTACTTCAAATGTTTAATATCCCCAAACTTAATCTATCGGTTGCAAAGAAGTAAACTGTATGCGGAAGACGTGTTGCACGGACTGTGGAAAAGTCAAATGAATTGACACATAAAAGACACGTCGGACTTGGACGGACATGTGGAAAAAAAGGAAAGTGggttaattaattttatttttatcgtgGAATCCAATATCTCTTGTTACTTGAGCATAATTTTTAGCCTCCCTTGCTCTAGTTGTAAGAACTCttcctaaacttttaaaccacaattaAAAGTTATTATAATCCACTTTACAAAGGGGTATTGATATTTACCGTCCGTCcctaaattacttatcaccgccccCATTTAGACAATTCTATCATTTTCATACAAAAATGTCAAAACTGAAAATTTGGATATTGGAGAGAATCGATCAAAATTTGGTCTAGGTGGATGTCGGATCCGTCCGGTCCAGCATCCGCTCAGCCTATGGCCGGACAGATCCGACATCCGcttaggccaaattttggttgatgcaaaatcgtaaaatttttagtgacgaaaaatgctaaatcgttcaatttttttgCGACAAAAGAATGCAAAATTCTCCAAatttttatgacgaaaaatgcaaaattgtcacaaaaaatatacattattttcatgattttttttgatgaaaaacataaattttaatgtttccgactcgttatcatccatttccggggtTGGGTtatcacatattaattatttttataatttcaattgTTGTTGTTTGgatttgtgattttggaaagaGAATTTTCAATTTTCGAGAAACGCGAAAAAATCCAAATAAAAACGGTAAATAGTAAAAATGAGCGGTATTTAGCAATCCATAGGCTTTCTTTGTGTTAGTCCAAGTCCACGTGTAACGAAACGGGGCGTTTTATTTAGTGTTATTGCTTTTCGTCCCAATCCCCTCCCTCTCGATTTCACTAATTCATAAATCCCAAATCGGAGACCGTCGTTCCTCGCTGCTCCCAGGACCCACCCCACCGGTCAGTTGGTCACCGCTGCCGCTTTTCCTCACCGTCGACTGAGAAAAGGCGTCGATTCTGAATTCTGCAGGTGGTGGTAACATCAATTCTATTATTTGATTGACTGATCTGATTCTGAAGATATCCTCTATTTCTGAAAGCAAAATGTATCCTCTATTTGTCTGATAGTTTATTCATAGAAGTTAGAGGGAGAAGGATTGAATACTTTCTGTAAATTTCGAGCTCAAGTTCCTCTGTTCCTCATATCGCCTCTCTGGAAGCTCTTGCAATCTGCCACTCATCTCAGGTGAGTTTATCTTTCACTTAATCTTGGTTTTCATTGTTCTTTCTGCAAATTGTAGTTTGTTATTAGAATCTGTCAATTGGAGTCCGTTATTTTGTTATTAGAATCTGTCAATTGGAGTAGTTAATTGCACAATAAGGAATGCATGTGTACAATCATGTTTGAATTTTCTCCCTCAGTACAATTAGCTAATACATATTTGATGTTTTGAATTATTCTTCAGTGATTGAACCAGAATCGGAGAGATTAAAGCATGCTAGACAAGCTTCTATCAGAGGCTGAGAAACAGCTATTTGTTTCTAGTGACTGCTCAACCTGGTTCACAGTTACTCTTCTACAGATCTTACGCAGTCAAGTAGTAGTTGGAGGCACAGTTCTAGGACTCCCGCGGATGATCTTCAAGTGCTTCAAGCGAAGTTGCCGTCTACAGGTTGATCTAGTTCACTTTTACAAAGGAATGAACGGAAATTCCAGTCATCAAGTAGAATACGGTTTTACTTCTAAACCTCCTCATAGTCAATCACTCGATAGCTCATTTGCTTCACAAGACGATGAATTGGTTCAAACTATGTAATGTAAATTCAGAAATTCGTAAAAGTGTATTTGAAAGTGTCACTCAAATACACTTAGACAGCTCGTACATGCTCATTCAAAGCTTTTCTCCATATCTGAAGTTGAAGGTATTtccattatttttcttttgcttgttACATTTTGCCATCGGTAACTGATGAAATGGTGTGATTATCAAGCGTATTCGTGCATCATTATGTGATAATTAATTAGAACAGGACTCATGTTTATTGGTTCTGTTATAATTAATTACATTGTCCTGCTGCTGCACCAATCATGATAGAAGttcattttttaattcaaattgaACCGTACTTGGAATAATTTGTCATTTTGATCCGTATACTTCGACTTTGGCACATTTGACCCATGTAACACGCAAGCAATCTGTTCCATCTGTTCCTTTATCTCCCTGTGAATTGTATGTTTGTAACTATAGGGACATGATTTTTTCAATTCCAATTGACTAGGCATATTTTGAGTAATATATCTTGATATACCTGTAGATTCCAAAACAACCCTTACTTGTACATATTTCCCTTGGCCATGAACCCCCTTGTGATTTTGGGATGTTTTAGTCATTCAACGTTCTATTTTCTGATTTGAAGTGATGAAGGAAGGACGGAAAGAGAAGTGAAGTTCCTAACTCGATTCAAATTATGGAAGATTTCTTTGCAATTAATATAGTTCTAATCATAGTCTCTTGTATAATTAGAGGGAACAATTAGATTTCATGTTGGTACGTCTATCTAAATGTACATGAGCCCAAAGTGACAAATTTTGCCAAGTAGAAAGGctaaaaatttaacattttacaCTTAAATACGTCCTGATTTTTGGCACATGTTTATCGGTCCTTGTTAGATATGAAAATAATTCTTTACTTGCAGGTGCTTTGGCTGTGTATGTTGCATTTCAAAGTGAAGATATTAAAGCTAGAGCTATAAGGTTTATGAGTAGTATCACGAATTCGATAGAAATGGTGCTGAAATGCAATGTAGCGGTGAGAATCATTCGAGTGCCAGATGGTGCGGATTCATTGAACTGTGGAATTCAAAGTGAGTTGCAGGGTCGGAAGGTAGCAGAAGCCAAAACTTCATTTGAGAACGAAAGAAAGGTAAATGATTACTCTGACTCTTGAACTAGAGTCCTCCCTCAACTTATCCAGAGGAAGCTTAAATGTTGATACAGAAAATGGTGAAGAGAAAGAAGGAATACCAGAATCACCCATGCAGAGGATAGAATCGATCATACAGGAGCAGAGGTTACAGGCTGTAGAGAAAGGCAGTCCTGGTTCATTGAGTCGATTGAAACCCAAGAAGAATCAATTGCTGCCACAAGAGGATATCCATCAACAGAATCAATTGGAATCTGCAAGTTCAATGGGCTTTCTATCTCAGCATTGGGAAGACAAACTAAACCATTAAATCAAAAGCCTGAGGATGGAAGAACATGAGGTGCTCCATAAGGATCAGATCAGTATAAAAGCTGATCATTTTCCGAAATCTCTAAGCTTGTTGCACGATAGCAAATTTATAGGCAATTTAAACCAGGAAAGCCTGTGAGTCTTCTGTTTAGTGTCTTCATAAGAAATAGGTATATTATATCCATCTTAATCTCAACCCGGTTTTTGTATCAGGAATACGAATCAAGCTCAGACTTGTCTGTTGGAGTACCAATGGAGCTCTCAAGGAAAAGGtaatcaactttttttttttccattcttTTTCTGTTCAGGAAAATATAATATTTGACTGAGGGTCAGATTTTACGAAGGAAAAGGTAttagaatatgtattatttATCTGTATCAATTCTGTTATTTATCCCTAGCCTAGAATATAGGCTCAGTTGTTGACTATAGTTGTTCACTACAGAGTGAACTGTATTCTGTATAAATACGATATTTCATATCAATAACAACTCACTGAGAATCACAATCtcacatggtatcagagaccctaaccctaatccaCAAATATCTTTCTCCTTCCCCGTCGCCGCCGCCGCGACATCACCTCCAATCTCACGGCCGCCGCCGCCGTTAGCCTCTCCATTTTTTTTCCGATCACCTTCTACTTATCGGTTCAGAACAGAATCGCAATCCCTTCTCTTTCCTTTCCCGTCGACAATAATGAGCACCAACACCGTAAACTCCTCAACCGGCACCCCTCCCAAATCAAACTCGACAATGGACAACACAAACACAAATCCAAATCACCATCCGTCCCTCACCGTCTCCAATATTTCTACCTTTATCAAAATTACTCTCGACATAGAAAAAGGCCATTACCCCACTTGGGCTGCTCTGTTCAAGCTCCATGCCACCGCATTCGAGGTCCTGGACCATATATTTCCTCCATCACCCACCAACCCTTCCGCCAATGATCTTAAACAATCCAATCCTAAGCTCTGGGCTCGCATTGATGCCGTTGTTCTTCAATGGATTTATAGTACCATCTCCCTCGACCTTCTCCACACCATTATTGAAACCGATTCCACAGCCGCCAGGGCCTGGAGTCGTTTAGAGGAAACCTTCTCAGACAACAAGAATTCCCGAGCTCTATTTCTCCAACAAGAATTCTCCAAAACCAAACTCAGTGACTACTCTAATATCTCAGCCTACTGTCAGCATCTCAAATCTTTGTCTGATCAACTGACAAATGTGGATTGTCCGGTTACTAACGATCAGATGGTGCTACAACTTATATCCGGTCTGACTGAGGCTTATGATACCGTTGGAACTCAAATTAGACATGGGGATCCTCTTCCATCTTTTCAGAGAGCCCGATCCATGCTGATTCTGGAAGAAACAGCTCGTGCCCGCAAGACCCCTCCTCAATCTGAACCAATTGCATTGAATGTGTCATCCGCCGAAGCTACGGGTGCGCCGTCGCATAACACTCCACGACCTGCGCATTATCGCGGCTCATCGTCTTACCGCGGGGGCAGACACGGTGGCCGTTATAATCGCGGCAGGGGCGGTCGACACCACAACCGATCGGCTCCGCCACCCCATTATCGTCCTGCTGCCATTCCTCCTTGGGGATATACATACCCATGGGCACCACAACAACAATGGGCTACTCCTCCATGTCCTTACCCTAATTCAGGCAGACAGCCGTCCCAATCTGGAATCTTAGGGCCTCGTCCTCCAATGCCGCAAGCACACCTTCATATGGAATCCCCATCATATGTGCCTACTGATATTGCAGAAGCTATGCACACCATGACACTTGCTCCACCTTCTGATCAATGGCACATGGACACAGGAGCTACCTCGCACATGATAGCTGACAAAGGTACACTCACCTCTTATTTCAATTCGAACCTCAATGAAAATATTATTGTTGGTAATGGTCATTGTATGCCTGTTTGTGGATCTGGTAATGCCTATTTACATGCTCATCCTCACTGTTTAAAATTAACCAATGTTCTGCATGCACCTCATCTTATCAAAAATCTCATATCTGTCCGTCAATTTACTAAAGATAACCAAGTGTCTGTTGAATTTGATCCTTTGggtttttctgtgaaggatttacgGACGGGTACTACTATCATGAGATGTAAGAGTTCCGGCGCCCTATATCCAGTCACCTCTAGCACCCACAATTCAGCGTCATCTCATTCTATCTTCACTGCTTTGTCTTCCGCCGTTTGGCATAATAGATTAGGACATCCAGGGCTTCCTGTTTTGAACGCCCTGCTCAATAAAAAGTTGATTTCTTGTAATAAAGTTAAGGATTCTTCTGTTTGTTCTTCATGCATTAAtggaaaacaagtaaaattACCTTTTCAGTCCTCCAACAATTTTGCTTATATGCCTTTCGATTTAATTCATAGTGATATTTGGACTTCACCCGTTCTTAGCTCGGGTGGCCATCGTTTTTATGTACTGTTTTTAGATTCGCACACCAATTTTCTTTGGACCTTTCCGTTAGCTCACAAATCTCAAGTCTATTCCGCTTTTCTTATATTTCGGTCGTATGTTCGAACTCAATTTGAAAGAGAAATTAAGGTTTTTCAGTGTGACAATGGGGGTGAATTCAATAACAATTCCTTTAAACAATTCTGTCAAACAAACGGAATGCAATTTCGGTTCTCTTGCCCGTATACCTCACCTCAAAATGGGAAATCAGAACGTACCATTCGCACCATTAATAATCTGATTAGAACAGTAATGCATCATGCTTCCATTCCGCTTAAGTTCTGGCAACATGCTCTAGAATTAGCAACATATCTTCTAAATATATATCCTCACAAAGTTCTAGGATATCAATCACCCACCAAGATTCTGTACAAATAGGAACCCACCTATTCCCACTTGCGCATCTTCGGATGCATGTGCTACCCTCTAATTCCATCCCAAACATGAAATAAGCTCGAGTCTCGTTCCTTTCCATGTGTTTTCTTAGGTTATCCTTCTAATCATAGAGGATACAAGTGTCTGGACATATCTAGAAATAAGATAATCATATCACGTCATGTAATTTTTGATGAATCAATTCTTCCGTTCTCAACAGCATCTCCACATCGCACATCTCCCCCGCCAACTTCTGTCGAATCGAACAACGATTTCCTACCCGCTGTCCCGTTTCGCACTCACACGACTCCTAATTTCGCTGATTCTGCACCTTCGTCCGCGTCACCCACTTCTGTTGCGTCTGTCCCGTCATCTGCGTCACCCGTCACTCCCTCAAGTCCAACCGAGTCGTCCGTGTCGTCTAACCCGACATCTGGTCACGTCAGTTCGTCGGTGTCATCTGTCGTCCCGTCAAGTACACACCCTTCGTTCGAGTTGTCTCCTGTATCGTCATCTAATCCCAGTCCGTCCGTCTCCTCGTCTGCGCGCATCGCGCACACGCAGTCCTCCGAGTCGATTTCAGCCCTCATTTCCCCCTCCAATACATCTCAAACTTCTGCTGATACAACACCTTCTGCCTCGTCTCCTCAATTACAAATTGTTAACAATCACA comes from Euphorbia lathyris chromosome 8, ddEupLath1.1, whole genome shotgun sequence and encodes:
- the LOC136204025 gene encoding cytochrome P450 89A2-like; its protein translation is MEFFFIILVSLSLCFLLKLLIFPSNPTKNLPPGPSKISLFSNFIFGRKSFSELGPIISSLRKKYGPLITINLGSQPTIYITNNSLAHKALVQNGAVFADRPQSINNLIVSNSKKIISKSSYGPVWRALRRNLTAGVLHPSQLRAFSTIRKRVLDNLINGLEKESNGGNKTVFVEEYFRHAIFSLLILLCFGENVDENQIKEVEVAQLKLFKNFHRFKLFIFFPRIGKFVFKKVWTELTGIVTGYDDVIRPLIQARTKEISENSTKDDECTNFYVDTLLNLQVPGEEGNITENDIVGLCNEFVSAGTDTTMIALLWIMANVVKYPEIQEKILEDIKNAIGDEKKSISEEDLNKMPYVKAVVLEGLRRHPPGYAPATPHAVIEDVEFGGYSIPKGTAINFLIADIGRDPKIWENPMEFQPERFMKSDDVRSFDVTGNREIKMMPFGAGRRVCPGYGLAMLHMEYLVANLVRNFQWSKVDGEEVDLTEKFDLTISMKNPLGVRLFPRV